In Myxococcales bacterium, a single window of DNA contains:
- a CDS encoding carboxypeptidase regulatory-like domain-containing protein, which translates to MRSPRLVGASIVGVSVSMGAIALVAGALVAACGSDPAPSGFDPADPSAPTAEGGPARPPLFGDSGPAGDAAQRPCTGLCLQQVTCEGGKTTSVTGKVYDPAGKVPLYNILVFVPNAPLAPIKSGASCDRCGDVSGSPLVSAITDAAGGFQLTNVPVGKDIPLVIQVGKWRRQLVLPEVKRCEDLPATDPQTFRLPKSKAEGDLPQMAIASGSADPFECLLTKMGIAPAEFTSAIGNGKVHFYRSNGVDMSPPTAGGNTLWNDLATLKKYDIVMLPCEGSAQAKPGPDTNLLNYTNAGGRVFTTHYGYSWLHLGNKPFESTGTWNPERASGGAASRDFTLDTSFPKGAAFADWLQNVGATTTKGTLGVAEWRHDLDAERSPPSQRWIHGPSTAGPSVQHMTFNTPLSAADDQKCGRVVYSNFHVSANAKTTSQTFPASCKTGDLSAQEKALEFMFFDLSSCIQNDKDPPKPPPVIK; encoded by the coding sequence ATGCGCAGCCCCAGGTTGGTCGGTGCGAGCATCGTCGGTGTGAGCGTGTCGATGGGCGCGATCGCTCTGGTCGCGGGCGCGCTCGTGGCCGCGTGCGGCTCCGACCCCGCGCCCTCGGGGTTCGATCCCGCCGATCCGTCGGCGCCCACGGCCGAGGGGGGGCCCGCTCGCCCGCCCCTCTTCGGCGACTCGGGACCCGCAGGCGACGCGGCCCAGCGCCCGTGCACGGGGCTCTGTCTCCAGCAGGTGACGTGCGAGGGCGGCAAGACCACGTCGGTCACGGGCAAGGTCTACGATCCGGCGGGCAAGGTACCGCTCTACAACATCCTCGTGTTCGTCCCGAACGCGCCGCTCGCGCCCATCAAGTCGGGCGCGTCGTGCGATCGCTGCGGCGACGTCTCGGGTTCGCCGCTGGTGTCCGCCATCACCGACGCCGCCGGCGGCTTTCAGCTCACGAACGTGCCGGTGGGCAAGGACATCCCGCTCGTCATCCAGGTCGGCAAGTGGCGCCGCCAGCTGGTGCTCCCCGAGGTGAAGCGCTGCGAAGACCTGCCCGCCACCGATCCCCAGACGTTCCGACTGCCAAAGAGCAAGGCCGAGGGTGATCTGCCGCAAATGGCCATCGCCTCCGGCAGCGCCGATCCGTTCGAGTGCCTGCTCACCAAGATGGGTATCGCGCCAGCCGAGTTCACGAGCGCCATCGGCAACGGGAAGGTGCACTTCTACCGCTCGAACGGCGTCGACATGAGCCCGCCCACGGCCGGCGGAAACACACTCTGGAACGACCTGGCGACGCTGAAGAAGTACGACATCGTGATGCTCCCGTGCGAGGGCAGCGCGCAGGCCAAGCCCGGCCCAGACACGAACCTGCTCAACTACACGAACGCAGGGGGCCGCGTGTTCACGACCCACTACGGATACTCGTGGCTCCACCTCGGCAACAAGCCGTTCGAGTCGACCGGCACGTGGAACCCCGAGCGGGCGTCCGGCGGCGCGGCCTCGCGCGACTTCACGCTCGACACCTCGTTCCCCAAGGGCGCCGCCTTCGCCGACTGGCTCCAGAACGTCGGCGCGACCACCACGAAGGGCACGCTGGGCGTGGCCGAGTGGCGGCACGACCTGGACGCCGAACGCTCGCCCCCGTCGCAGCGCTGGATCCACGGGCCGTCCACCGCCGGCCCGTCGGTGCAGCACATGACCTTCAACACGCCCCTCTCGGCCGCCGACGACCAGAAGTGCGGACGTGTAGTCTACAGCAATTTCCACGTCTCCGCGAACGCCAAGACCACGTCGCAGACCTTCCCGGCCTCATGCAAGACAGGCGATCTGTCGGCCCAGGAGAAGGCGCTCGAGTTCATGTTCTTCGACCTCTCGTCGTGCATCCAGAACGACAAGGACCCGCCGAAGCCGCCGCCGGTCATCAAGTAG
- a CDS encoding purine-binding chemotaxis protein CheW gives MRQRIDPRKSLVGFVVGDVTYALEIGAVREVTNPLPVVALPQAPPAVVGVADYRGAIVPVVDLRAKFGLPLVAPTRKTKWVIMDAGTRLVALVVDAVTEVFGLGASGVRQAPFLGQGDAERGIAGVAEGPGGMAFVLDEQPFAELVRSVSVARDASRASPPAGRKE, from the coding sequence ATGAGGCAGCGCATCGATCCACGCAAGAGCCTCGTCGGGTTCGTCGTGGGCGACGTCACGTACGCCCTCGAGATCGGCGCCGTGCGCGAGGTGACGAACCCGCTGCCCGTCGTCGCGCTGCCGCAGGCGCCGCCCGCGGTGGTGGGGGTGGCCGACTACCGCGGCGCGATCGTCCCGGTCGTCGATCTGCGCGCCAAGTTCGGCCTGCCTTTGGTGGCCCCCACGCGCAAGACCAAGTGGGTCATCATGGACGCCGGCACGCGCCTCGTCGCGCTCGTGGTCGACGCCGTGACCGAGGTCTTCGGGCTCGGGGCCTCCGGCGTGCGGCAGGCTCCGTTTCTCGGCCAGGGCGACGCGGAGCGCGGGATCGCGGGGGTCGCGGAGGGGCCGGGGGGCATGGCGTTCGTCCTCGACGAGCAGCCCTTCGCCGAGCTCGTGCGGAGCGTCTCGGTCGCGCGCGACGCGTCGAGGGCGAGCCCGCCCGCAGGGCGCAAGGAGTGA
- a CDS encoding competence/damage-inducible protein A, translating to MLQAPQTAALLLIGDEILSGKVEEANLVVLARTLRALGIALRRVVTIGDDVDVIAREVAELSRTHDHLITSGGVGPTHDDVTVPGVAQAFGVPVELDPGLIAMLRDHYKERCTEGHLLMARVPAGATLETTESVRWPTIRFGNTWLFPGIPEVFRLKLPVLAARLAGGRPWVSHAVYTQMDEGDLKPLLDPIVAQHPEVSVGSYPKWSDPSYRTKLTFDGRDPEAVSAAVAAFVALLPTGEPQRTEP from the coding sequence GTGCTCCAAGCCCCGCAGACGGCCGCGCTCCTCCTCATCGGCGACGAGATCCTCTCGGGCAAGGTCGAAGAGGCGAACCTCGTGGTGCTCGCGCGAACGCTCCGCGCCCTCGGCATCGCCCTCCGCAGGGTGGTGACGATCGGCGACGACGTCGACGTCATCGCGCGCGAGGTCGCCGAGCTCTCGCGCACCCACGACCACCTCATCACGTCCGGCGGCGTGGGCCCCACCCACGACGACGTCACGGTCCCGGGCGTCGCGCAGGCGTTCGGCGTGCCCGTCGAGCTCGATCCCGGGCTCATCGCGATGCTCCGCGATCACTACAAGGAGCGCTGCACGGAGGGGCACCTGCTCATGGCGCGCGTCCCCGCCGGCGCCACCCTCGAGACCACGGAGAGCGTGCGCTGGCCCACCATCCGCTTCGGCAACACGTGGCTCTTCCCCGGCATCCCGGAGGTATTTCGCCTGAAGCTCCCGGTCCTCGCCGCCAGACTGGCGGGCGGGCGGCCCTGGGTTTCGCATGCGGTCTACACACAAATGGACGAGGGCGATCTCAAGCCGCTGCTCGACCCGATCGTCGCGCAACACCCCGAGGTGAGCGTCGGCTCGTACCCGAAGTGGTCGGACCCCAGCTACCGCACGAAGCTCACGTTCGACGGGCGGGATCCCGAGGCCGTGAGCGCGGCGGTGGCAGCCTTCGTGGCGCTCCTCCCCACCGGCGAACCGCAGCGCACCGAGCCGTAG
- a CDS encoding chemotaxis protein CheA, which produces MPELGDKAREDFFSEAQEIIDALSGDLLRLEDLVRRGETDAELVNDLFRAVHTMKGLSGLFGVAIMSGLSHELEELLDDLRLGRAELTPSVMDVLFRAVELYGRILLAARGEGPEPDDEVRDLLSALAQVGDPGPSPSPAAGSQYEIDPGVLGVLTEYEEHRLRVSLQSGTRLCRIQVSFPLATIDTALEELKDRARPHGEIITYLPTGDGGDPDAVELEILIASKSEPEALARAFTASNVVVEELKKRAPPPERAAAGRALPEAPARDPEVASPEHDELSAADAPLAGRDVALRSVSQTVRVDIRRLDHLMNIVGELAIVRGQVARLAERTRSTPGLREINAEVQRLHRAFDRHLTQMQDGILEVRMVPLGQVFEKLARAVRQISREVDKPTNLVVTGAETEIDKLIVEELSDPLMHMIRNAIDHGIESRNGRMAVGKPAVGTIALNAFQKGNQVVIEVEDDGRGIDPAAVLAAALRLGFTTPDDAAQLGEKEVLSFVFAAGFTTRAEATLLSGRGVGMDVVKTNISRLGGVVDVASDLGIGTKMTITLPITLAIISVLVLEAGGRTFCMPLANMEEAIFLEPREVRFVEGREVMSQRGATLPLVRLARLFGIDEPEAGELGRSASERRYVVIVSVGSKRVGFVVDKLLGQQDIVIKALGRSLRGVRGFAGATELGDQRVGLVIDVGALLDEVVTTGEARLLPEARP; this is translated from the coding sequence GTGCCAGAGCTGGGCGACAAAGCGCGCGAGGACTTCTTCTCCGAGGCCCAGGAGATCATCGACGCGCTGAGCGGCGATCTCCTGCGCCTCGAGGACCTCGTGCGCCGCGGCGAGACCGACGCCGAGCTCGTGAACGACCTGTTTCGCGCAGTGCACACCATGAAGGGCCTCTCGGGGCTCTTCGGCGTGGCGATCATGAGCGGCCTCTCCCACGAGCTCGAGGAGCTGCTCGACGATCTGCGCCTCGGCCGCGCCGAGCTCACACCTTCGGTGATGGACGTGCTCTTCCGCGCGGTCGAGCTCTACGGGCGCATCCTCCTCGCCGCGCGCGGCGAGGGGCCGGAGCCCGACGACGAGGTGCGCGATCTGCTCTCGGCGCTCGCGCAGGTGGGCGATCCAGGCCCCTCGCCCTCGCCGGCGGCCGGCTCGCAATACGAGATCGACCCGGGGGTGCTGGGGGTGCTCACTGAGTACGAGGAGCACAGGCTCCGCGTGAGCCTCCAGAGCGGCACCCGGCTCTGCCGCATCCAGGTGAGCTTCCCGCTCGCGACGATCGACACCGCGCTCGAAGAGCTGAAGGATCGCGCGCGCCCGCACGGCGAGATCATCACCTACCTCCCCACGGGGGACGGCGGAGATCCCGACGCCGTCGAGCTCGAGATCCTGATCGCGAGCAAGTCCGAGCCGGAGGCCCTCGCGCGCGCGTTCACCGCTTCGAACGTGGTGGTGGAGGAGCTGAAGAAGCGCGCTCCGCCCCCCGAGCGCGCCGCCGCGGGGCGCGCGCTGCCGGAGGCGCCCGCGAGGGACCCCGAGGTCGCGTCGCCCGAGCACGACGAGCTCTCGGCCGCCGACGCGCCGCTCGCCGGTCGCGACGTGGCCTTGAGGTCGGTGAGCCAGACGGTGCGCGTGGACATCCGCCGCCTCGACCACCTGATGAACATCGTGGGCGAGCTCGCCATCGTGCGCGGTCAGGTGGCGCGCCTCGCGGAGCGCACGAGGAGCACGCCCGGGCTGCGCGAGATCAACGCGGAGGTGCAGCGACTCCATCGCGCGTTCGACCGCCACCTCACCCAGATGCAGGACGGCATCCTCGAGGTGCGCATGGTGCCGCTCGGGCAGGTGTTCGAGAAGCTCGCGCGCGCCGTGCGTCAGATCTCGCGCGAGGTCGACAAGCCCACGAACCTGGTCGTCACCGGCGCCGAGACCGAGATCGACAAGCTCATCGTCGAGGAGCTCTCCGACCCGCTCATGCACATGATCCGCAACGCGATCGATCACGGCATCGAGTCGCGGAATGGGCGCATGGCGGTGGGGAAACCTGCCGTCGGCACGATCGCCCTGAACGCCTTCCAGAAGGGCAATCAGGTGGTGATCGAGGTGGAGGACGATGGCCGCGGGATCGACCCCGCCGCCGTGCTCGCCGCCGCGCTCCGCCTCGGCTTCACCACGCCCGACGACGCCGCCCAGCTCGGCGAGAAGGAGGTGCTGTCGTTCGTGTTCGCGGCCGGGTTCACGACCCGCGCGGAGGCCACGCTGCTGTCGGGCCGCGGCGTGGGCATGGACGTGGTCAAGACGAACATCTCGCGCCTCGGGGGCGTCGTCGACGTGGCGAGCGACCTCGGCATCGGCACGAAGATGACCATCACGCTGCCGATCACGCTCGCCATCATCTCGGTGCTCGTGCTCGAGGCGGGCGGGCGCACGTTCTGCATGCCCCTCGCGAACATGGAGGAGGCCATCTTCCTCGAGCCGCGCGAGGTGCGCTTCGTGGAGGGGCGCGAGGTGATGAGCCAGCGCGGCGCGACCCTGCCGCTGGTGCGCCTCGCGAGGCTCTTCGGCATCGACGAGCCGGAGGCCGGCGAGCTCGGCAGGTCCGCCTCGGAGCGGCGCTACGTCGTCATCGTCTCCGTGGGCTCGAAGCGCGTGGGGTTCGTGGTCGACAAGCTCCTCGGTCAGCAGGACATCGTCATCAAGGCGCTCGGCCGCTCGCTGCGGGGCGTGCGCGGCTTCGCCGGCGCGACCGAGCTCGGTGACCAGCGGGTCGGCCTCGTGATCGACGTGGGCGCGCTGCTCGACGAGGTCGTCACCACCGGCGAGGCACGCCTCCTTCCGGAGGCCCGCCCGTGA
- a CDS encoding purine-binding chemotaxis protein CheW, translated as MSRDLGPRGYAEAREGLSVRGESRGGDYLVFSLGGDPYALPIGVITEILKPLPITEVPRAPKGIAGLASVRGRLVTVFDLRRRFGLAEPGRDKRLRILLVDGGDETLGLLVDEVRGVQRFEESDIEPPQVLGGEPPAHVAGIARNTHAWCMLLDLRPVLETSP; from the coding sequence GTGAGCCGCGATCTCGGTCCACGCGGCTACGCGGAGGCCCGCGAGGGGCTCTCGGTCCGCGGAGAGTCGCGCGGCGGGGACTACCTCGTGTTCTCCCTTGGCGGGGATCCGTACGCGCTCCCCATCGGCGTCATCACCGAGATCCTGAAGCCGCTGCCGATCACGGAGGTGCCGCGCGCGCCGAAGGGGATCGCTGGCCTCGCCAGCGTGCGCGGCCGCCTCGTCACGGTGTTCGACCTGCGGCGTCGGTTCGGGCTCGCCGAGCCCGGACGCGACAAGCGGCTCCGGATCCTCCTCGTCGACGGCGGCGACGAGACCCTCGGGCTCCTCGTCGACGAGGTGCGCGGGGTGCAGCGCTTCGAGGAGTCCGACATCGAGCCTCCGCAGGTGCTGGGCGGGGAGCCGCCCGCGCACGTCGCGGGCATCGCCCGCAATACGCATGCATGGTGCATGCTTCTGGACCTCCGGCCCGTGCTGGAGACGAGCCCATGA
- the cheB gene encoding chemotaxis-specific protein-glutamate methyltransferase CheB: MTLDRPLRLLVVDDSAYNRRIIADIFEHVPEVEVVGKAADGEEALRMVGLLKPDVLTLDLEMPRMDGFTFLRIVMAKFPAQVIVVSSYSQRENVFRALELGALDFIAKPTQNIGEDAHALREQVLQKVLLVRSMQGARKRSVPPASSGSISRLPASPAVAAEPPRTIVGVAASTGGPSALLEIFSRLSRGSMAAVLVAQHMPDKFTRTFAERLDKRGPFRVAEAAGSEVLARRTAYVCPGRQCLELEGELGRELRLALVPPGANDRFVPSADRLFASLARVAKERAVGVILTGMGDDGVEGARAIRAAGGTVIAESAETAVVNGMPAAAIKAGVVDKVLPLPAIADYLAGL; the protein is encoded by the coding sequence TTGACCCTCGATCGCCCACTCCGCCTGCTCGTCGTCGACGACTCCGCCTACAACCGGCGGATCATCGCCGACATCTTCGAGCACGTGCCGGAGGTGGAGGTGGTCGGCAAGGCGGCCGACGGCGAAGAGGCGCTCCGCATGGTGGGGCTCTTGAAGCCCGACGTGCTCACCCTCGACCTCGAGATGCCGAGGATGGACGGCTTCACCTTCCTCCGCATCGTGATGGCGAAGTTCCCGGCGCAGGTCATCGTGGTGTCGAGCTATTCGCAGCGCGAGAACGTGTTTCGCGCGCTCGAGCTCGGCGCCCTCGACTTCATCGCCAAGCCCACGCAGAACATCGGCGAGGACGCGCACGCGCTGCGCGAGCAGGTGCTGCAGAAGGTGCTCCTCGTTCGATCCATGCAGGGTGCACGGAAACGCAGCGTGCCACCGGCGTCTTCGGGCTCCATCAGCCGTCTCCCGGCTTCGCCCGCCGTGGCCGCGGAGCCGCCGCGGACCATCGTCGGGGTCGCCGCCAGCACGGGCGGCCCGAGCGCGCTGCTCGAGATCTTCTCCAGGCTGTCTCGTGGGTCGATGGCGGCGGTGCTGGTGGCGCAGCACATGCCGGACAAGTTCACTCGCACGTTCGCCGAGCGGCTCGACAAGCGCGGCCCGTTCCGCGTCGCCGAGGCCGCAGGCAGCGAGGTGCTCGCGCGGCGAACGGCGTACGTGTGCCCCGGGCGCCAGTGCCTCGAGCTCGAGGGCGAGCTCGGCCGGGAGCTGCGGCTCGCCCTCGTTCCACCGGGGGCGAACGACCGCTTCGTGCCGAGCGCCGACCGCCTCTTCGCGAGCCTCGCGCGCGTCGCGAAGGAGCGCGCGGTCGGGGTCATCCTCACCGGCATGGGCGACGACGGCGTCGAGGGGGCCCGCGCCATCCGCGCCGCCGGTGGCACGGTGATCGCCGAGTCGGCCGAGACCGCGGTGGTGAACGGCATGCCCGCGGCCGCGATCAAGGCGGGCGTGGTCGACAAGGTGCTGCCGCTGCCCGCGATCGCCGACTACCTCGCGGGCCTGTAG
- a CDS encoding glycoside hydrolase family 31 protein: MAGSIRRQAAPTAPADVAPLARRCRPRSGRLRAHVAPFALALAWAPAVAPLGCGSDPPPSPSVATLPRGDYSLRVTDGTIVLLAGVEERLTLPREALELGLVAEVSDSASYDPYWLEYGGTASAPAPEPPAELTWERPTACRVEPGTAGSVEVACDYPHATARISLRAEADGRFSLTLTPIERTEAGALHVVYVRAGLRAGLREGYYGLGEWPDSVEHRGKLRPMQIELDGELESQNNEAHVPVPLLIGTSGWGVFVESKRVGLFDVARKRPDGVDVTYAVSNVKGAAEPWKMHLFVAKEAIDVTKLYYDVTGYPRVPAPWGFGPVMWRNESRDQAEVESDIAKLRELDLPATGLWIDRPYATAVNTFDFDPARYTDAARMMRAANDAGLRVALWHTPYVEAKAGPLRQEVESKGYFVPTSGIPLNSWSVPIDFTNPAAVAFWQTNLRRYTGLGIEGFKLDFAEDVVPGLRDRRLVWGFADGRDDRTMHHDYTLLYHRTYQELLPQEEGSFLICRAGRYGDQRNVSVIWPGDMDASFTKHRERFVPRGGDGTEVTGVGGLPATVIEGIGLGPSGFPFFGSDTGGYRHGPPDKELYIRWFEQTALSSVMQVGDSSSQTPWEFLPSNGRDQATLDLYRVYARLHLRLFPYLYTHARATAQHGRPVMRPLGLAYPRLGAHPNFDYLLGDALLVAPVVERGQTERAVLFPEGEWADVWDGSVRTGTGAPQAVSAPLERAPLFLRSGGVVPMLRPTIDTLSPVADPARTDSLATTKGSLWIRAFPGRSPSRFDVFGGGVITLTPEDDGFVASAEGWSASPNVFELYGVASASRVEQGGAPLPKLEPAALEAASAGFAWAGRVLVIKAPPGSVRVFK, translated from the coding sequence GTGGCTGGCTCGATCCGGCGCCAAGCCGCGCCCACCGCGCCCGCCGACGTGGCACCTCTCGCGCGTCGGTGCCGGCCTCGCTCCGGGCGCCTCCGCGCGCACGTCGCGCCCTTCGCGCTCGCCCTCGCGTGGGCGCCGGCCGTCGCGCCCCTCGGGTGTGGCAGTGATCCGCCGCCGTCGCCCTCGGTCGCGACGCTCCCGCGCGGCGACTACTCGCTCCGCGTGACCGACGGCACCATCGTCCTGCTGGCGGGCGTGGAGGAGCGTCTCACCCTGCCTCGCGAGGCGCTCGAGCTCGGGCTCGTCGCCGAGGTCAGCGACTCCGCGTCGTACGACCCGTACTGGCTGGAATACGGCGGCACGGCGTCGGCCCCCGCGCCCGAGCCGCCCGCGGAGCTCACGTGGGAGCGGCCGACGGCGTGTCGCGTGGAGCCTGGCACGGCCGGCTCCGTCGAGGTGGCCTGCGACTACCCGCACGCCACCGCGCGCATCTCCCTGCGCGCCGAGGCGGACGGTCGCTTCTCCCTCACGCTCACGCCGATCGAGCGGACCGAGGCCGGGGCGCTGCACGTCGTGTACGTGCGCGCGGGGCTCCGCGCGGGCCTGCGCGAGGGCTACTACGGGCTCGGCGAGTGGCCCGACTCGGTCGAGCACCGGGGCAAGCTGCGGCCGATGCAGATCGAGCTCGACGGCGAGCTCGAGAGCCAGAACAACGAAGCGCACGTGCCGGTGCCGCTGCTCATCGGCACCTCCGGGTGGGGCGTGTTCGTCGAGAGCAAGCGCGTGGGCCTCTTCGACGTGGCGCGCAAGCGGCCCGACGGCGTCGACGTCACGTACGCGGTCTCGAACGTCAAGGGCGCGGCCGAACCGTGGAAGATGCACTTGTTCGTCGCGAAGGAGGCGATCGACGTCACGAAGCTCTACTACGACGTCACGGGCTATCCCCGCGTGCCCGCCCCGTGGGGCTTCGGGCCCGTGATGTGGCGCAACGAGAGCCGCGATCAGGCCGAGGTCGAGTCCGACATCGCGAAGCTCCGCGAGCTCGACTTGCCCGCCACGGGGCTCTGGATCGACCGGCCCTACGCCACCGCCGTCAACACGTTCGACTTCGACCCGGCCCGCTATACCGACGCGGCCCGCATGATGCGCGCCGCGAACGACGCGGGCCTCCGCGTGGCGCTTTGGCACACGCCGTACGTGGAGGCGAAGGCGGGGCCGCTGCGCCAAGAGGTCGAGAGCAAAGGCTACTTCGTCCCCACTTCGGGCATTCCGCTCAACTCGTGGAGCGTGCCCATCGACTTCACGAACCCCGCCGCCGTCGCGTTCTGGCAGACGAACCTGCGCCGCTACACAGGGCTCGGTATCGAGGGATTCAAGCTCGATTTCGCCGAGGACGTCGTCCCGGGCCTTCGTGATCGACGCCTCGTGTGGGGCTTCGCAGACGGCCGCGACGACCGCACGATGCACCACGACTACACGCTGCTCTACCACCGCACGTACCAGGAGCTTCTGCCGCAGGAAGAGGGCTCTTTCCTCATTTGCCGCGCGGGGCGGTATGGCGATCAGCGGAACGTCTCTGTGATCTGGCCGGGCGACATGGACGCCTCGTTCACGAAGCACCGCGAGCGCTTCGTCCCGCGCGGCGGCGACGGCACAGAGGTCACGGGCGTGGGTGGCCTGCCGGCGACTGTGATCGAGGGCATCGGGCTCGGTCCTTCAGGCTTCCCGTTCTTCGGCTCCGACACCGGCGGCTACCGGCACGGCCCGCCGGACAAGGAGCTCTACATTCGCTGGTTCGAGCAGACGGCCCTCTCGAGCGTCATGCAGGTGGGCGACTCGAGCTCGCAGACGCCGTGGGAGTTTCTGCCCTCGAACGGGCGCGATCAGGCGACGCTCGACCTCTATCGCGTGTACGCGCGCCTGCACCTGCGGCTCTTCCCGTATCTCTACACGCACGCCCGCGCCACGGCGCAGCACGGCCGGCCGGTCATGCGGCCTTTGGGCCTCGCCTACCCGCGGCTCGGCGCCCACCCGAACTTCGACTACCTGCTCGGCGACGCGCTCCTCGTCGCCCCCGTCGTGGAGCGCGGCCAGACCGAGCGCGCCGTGCTCTTTCCCGAGGGAGAGTGGGCCGACGTCTGGGACGGCTCAGTCCGGACGGGCACGGGCGCGCCCCAGGCGGTGTCCGCGCCGCTCGAGCGCGCGCCGCTCTTTCTCCGCAGCGGCGGCGTCGTGCCCATGTTGCGCCCCACCATCGACACGCTCTCGCCGGTGGCCGATCCCGCCCGCACAGACTCGCTCGCGACGACCAAGGGCTCGCTCTGGATTCGCGCGTTCCCCGGGCGGTCGCCGTCGCGCTTCGACGTCTTCGGTGGCGGCGTCATCACGCTGACGCCCGAAGACGATGGCTTCGTCGCCTCGGCGGAGGGGTGGAGCGCTTCGCCCAACGTGTTCGAGCTTTACGGCGTGGCGTCGGCCTCGCGGGTGGAGCAGGGCGGCGCGCCGCTCCCCAAGCTCGAGCCCGCCGCGCTGGAGGCCGCGAGCGCGGGCTTCGCCTGGGCCGGCAGGGTGCTCGTGATCAAGGCGCCGCCAGGCTCCGTCCGAGTGTTCAAGTGA
- a CDS encoding DUF1704 domain-containing protein, translating to MGEFATKERDATLVALTAVQTALSATSSGSLLDEIAWSREVEARFFEGGADALPEPTYEVDRAAFSAERTALERARDALEGEGPIHAFLLGVLGSSVDKLRLLEAIGTDAFGAVSRDIYGGSRTLFLGRSKLDLAQHLLERLSVHGWDRSRREAEPTITSEDLAARFEAKAAARRGLELRVVVDDTLTSKAIAGATRVRVRRGAMFSPWEADGLFRHEVETHAYSAQNGLAQRHMPFLRSGGPRSTETQEGLAVFAELHHGALATPRLRRLALRVKVVAMAEDGADFLEVYRYLERFEGLAPRDAFLDASRVFRGGDVRGRSVFTKDTVYISGLMRVYAFLSVFVRGGFRDECELVMAGRIDLDDVLALVRLDRMGLVVRPKLLPKWLREWDTLLPYFAFMSFVAGIDLAPVERSYEGLVVMAEDARRRG from the coding sequence GTGGGAGAGTTCGCCACGAAGGAACGAGACGCCACCCTGGTGGCCCTGACGGCGGTGCAGACCGCGCTCTCCGCCACGTCGAGCGGCTCGCTGCTCGACGAGATCGCGTGGAGCCGCGAGGTGGAGGCGCGCTTCTTCGAGGGCGGGGCGGACGCGCTCCCGGAGCCGACATACGAGGTCGACCGCGCGGCGTTCTCGGCCGAGCGCACGGCGCTAGAGCGCGCGCGCGACGCGCTCGAAGGCGAGGGGCCCATCCACGCGTTCCTGCTCGGCGTGCTCGGGTCGAGCGTCGACAAGCTGCGGCTCCTCGAGGCGATCGGCACGGACGCCTTCGGCGCCGTGTCGCGTGACATCTACGGCGGCTCGCGCACGCTGTTCCTCGGCCGCAGCAAGCTCGACCTCGCGCAGCACCTGCTCGAGCGGCTCTCGGTGCACGGGTGGGACCGCTCACGCCGCGAGGCCGAGCCCACCATCACCTCCGAGGACCTGGCGGCGCGGTTCGAGGCCAAGGCGGCGGCGCGGCGCGGGCTGGAGCTCCGGGTCGTCGTCGATGACACGCTGACGTCCAAGGCGATCGCCGGGGCGACCCGTGTGCGGGTGCGGCGCGGCGCCATGTTCTCCCCGTGGGAGGCCGACGGTCTCTTCCGGCACGAGGTCGAGACCCACGCGTACTCTGCCCAGAACGGCCTCGCCCAGCGGCACATGCCCTTCCTGCGGAGCGGCGGCCCGCGCTCCACCGAGACCCAGGAGGGCCTCGCGGTGTTCGCCGAGCTGCACCACGGCGCGCTCGCGACGCCGCGGCTCCGTCGCCTGGCGCTGCGCGTGAAGGTCGTCGCGATGGCGGAGGACGGCGCCGATTTCCTTGAGGTCTACAGGTACCTCGAGCGCTTCGAGGGCCTCGCGCCGCGCGACGCCTTCCTCGACGCCTCGCGCGTCTTTCGAGGCGGCGACGTGCGCGGGCGCAGCGTGTTCACGAAGGACACCGTGTACATCTCCGGGCTCATGCGGGTGTACGCGTTCCTCTCGGTGTTCGTGCGCGGCGGCTTCCGCGACGAGTGCGAGCTCGTCATGGCCGGGCGCATCGATCTCGACGACGTGCTCGCCCTCGTGCGGCTCGACCGCATGGGGCTCGTCGTGCGGCCGAAGCTCTTGCCCAAGTGGCTCCGCGAGTGGGACACGCTCCTGCCCTATTTCGCGTTCATGTCGTTCGTCGCCGGGATCGATCTTGCGCCCGTCGAGCGCAGCTACGAGGGCCTCGTGGTCATGGCTGAGGACGCACGGCGCAGAGGCTGA